DNA from Acidobacteriota bacterium:
CGATGGCCTCCATGGCCATCATGTCGGTATAGGGCGATCCGCCGGGATTGATCAAGCTCTCGAAAGCGTGGGCGAAGACGTCGAATCCCGTGGAGGCGGTGACCTTATCGGGCAGCGAGACCATGAGCTCGGGATCGACCAGTGAGACGCGGGGGTAGAGGAGCGGATGGGCCAGGGCCGACTTGTTCCTCTCGGCCGGGTTAGTCACGACGGCGACCTGGGTCACGTTGGAGCCCGTCCCCGACGTCGTCGTCACGGCGATGACGGGCAGGGTCTTGGCCGTGGGCTGCTTGTCCCGGAAGAAGAGGTAATCCCAAGCGCCGCCCCGATGGGTGGCCTCGACCGCGATGGCCTTGGCCGTGTCCATGGTCGATCCTCCCCCCACGGCGACGAGGACGTCCGCCTTGAACTCCCGGGCCAGCCGGGCGCCCCGGGCGACGACCTCGGTGGTCGGATTGGCGATGACCCCGTCGAAGCGGGCCACAGCCAGGCCGGCCTCGGTCAGCAGGCCCTTGGCCCGCGTGAACATCCCATGAAAGCAGGGTTCATCGGGGACGGTGACCAGGACGGCCCGGCTCCCGAAACTGGCGGCGACTTGGCCGACCTCGGCCAGGCGCCCCCTGCCGAAACGGATCTCCGTGGGGTGAAAATAACGG
Protein-coding regions in this window:
- a CDS encoding iron-containing alcohol dehydrogenase, with product MKEFRYFHPTEIRFGRGRLAEVGQVAASFGSRAVLVTVPDEPCFHGMFTRAKGLLTEAGLAVARFDGVIANPTTEVVARGARLAREFKADVLVAVGGGSTMDTAKAIAVEATHRGGAWDYLFFRDKQPTAKTLPVIAVTTTSGTGSNVTQVAVVTNPAERNKSALAHPLLYPRVSLVDPELMVSLPDKVTASTGFDVFAHAFESLINPGGSPYTDMMAMEAIGLTVKSLPAALKDGRNLEARERMAWADTLGGLCIANAGVTLPHGIGMAISGFYPHVAHGQALAVVYPAILDYTCKTVPAKFAAVGRIIDPRLAAEKGARAAEGACAAIKRFIKKIGMDFRLRDFDVPEEEIEALARQSLVLPDYRNHPRLATPADVLEILGSSY